From the genome of Mucilaginibacter paludis DSM 18603:
AACACATTATGCAGATCGATATTGAGCCGTTTCCATTTGGCATTCCACTTAATTTTAAAGCTTTTATCGCGTGTTTTATGGTTCCATTTTTGTGGGAACCACCAAATTAAACCCGTAACGATAGTGATCAGGAAAATAATGCAGGCCGAGCCAACAATGGGGCTGCCAATTTTTTGTGGCAACCATAAAAACCGGTGCCCCGCCCGTACAAACAAGAAAAACTTTTCGGTACCCGAGGGCTGCCGTTTATCCTGTAATATCTGGCCGGTATAGGGGTTTAAATAAATGTGTGCCAGTTTAGCTTTACCCAGTTTAGTAATGCAATACGCCGATTTGCCGGGAGCGCCATAAATGATATTGCTGACTGCCGTTAAGGTATCGTGCCTGCTTTCCAGGTAAGTTTTGGTTTTCGCAATCAGTGCGGAAGGCGGCAAAAAGCTTTTTTGCTGCACCTGTACCCGTTGATAAGGTGTGGTAAAGTAGCTAACCTCGTAACGGAAAACCCATAATGCACCGGTTAGGCAAACCACCAATACAACAATACCCGAAAATAATCCCAGCCAGAGATGGAGCCATTCCGAAATTTTTCTGAACGCTGATTTCTTTTTTCCGTGGGGTTTTTGTGTTGCTGTGCTTAACATAAAAATAGGAAGAAGCCACCCCTTTGGCAGGGGCGGCCTGCTTTATTTGGATTAAAATTTAAAGCTTAGTGTGCCTAATATTTGGCGCAAGGTTTCGGGGATACCGTAATTGGTCCAGTAATGCTCATTGGCCAGGTTATTGGCTTTGATCCCAAAACGCCATTTGGGCTGTTCGTAAAAAACGGTGGCGTTTATTACCGTGTAGGCCGGTATAACAATCTGGTTTTCGGCATCAAAAAAACATGATGCTACGTAGTTACCGCCAAAACCCAGGCCTATATTTTTTAAGAAATTGCCGGCAAACTTATAGCTTGCCCAAAGGTTGGCATAGCTGGTTGGCGTTTGCGCCTGTAAGTTGCCCACGTTTGCTGTAGCGTTCAGTATTTTATAATTGTTGGTGGCATAGCCAGCAATAATATTTAATCCGCTTAGGGGGTTAGCTATCACTTCGGCTTCAAATCCCTTACTTTTTGATGTGGCATCCTGCACGGTATAGGCATTTACGGTACGGGTATCATTGCTGATCTTGATATCGTAATAGCTTAAAGTGGCGTTCAACCTTTTGTTTAAAGTTTCCAGTTTTACACCGCCTTCCCATTGGTTGGCCTGGCGCGGTTTAAAAACATCCACATTGCCGTTGGGCTGCGTTACCGGCCCCACGTTCTGGAAACCATTCATATAATTACCAAAAAGGGATATCTGATCTTTTAGAACCTGGTAAGTTAAACCCAGTTTTGGCGAATAGGCAGTTTGATTGTAATTGCCGGTTGTTGCTGGCACACCGTTGGATATGGTGGCATCGTTATTAAAGCGGTCCACCCGCAAACTTAGCATCGCTGCCAGCCTATCTGTAATATTCAATACATCTGAGGCATAAGCGCTGTAAGATTGTTGGTTGTTTTCGGTATTGGATTGGGTTTTGGTTGCGATGATGGCGTTCAGTTTTTCGAGGTTGATTCCCGGTATAACAGGCGTAACAGAAAGGTCAACCTGGTCGTACACGCCTACTGCCGTAAATCGCAGAAAGCTGCGGTAACGGTAAAAGTTAACACCGGTTACTACCCGGTTGCGTAAGCCGCCTATTTTAAAATCGCCGGTAAAGTTTTGCTGGCCGTTTAGTGATGTAAATGTCCGGGGGCCATAGCTGGAAATGCTGCGGTCAAAT
Proteins encoded in this window:
- a CDS encoding PepSY-associated TM helix domain-containing protein, with protein sequence MLSTATQKPHGKKKSAFRKISEWLHLWLGLFSGIVVLVVCLTGALWVFRYEVSYFTTPYQRVQVQQKSFLPPSALIAKTKTYLESRHDTLTAVSNIIYGAPGKSAYCITKLGKAKLAHIYLNPYTGQILQDKRQPSGTEKFFLFVRAGHRFLWLPQKIGSPIVGSACIIFLITIVTGLIWWFPQKWNHKTRDKSFKIKWNAKWKRLNIDLHNVLGFYSALFVVVLTITGIVFSFAWFRSGLYTTLTWKTQTVTKQRSPLSDTTITKPLIPAPEDSIWNQTIKLHPDFGRIMIELPEKAKDPYEADVFFGDGTLIYNRSICYYDRYTLQKLNGVSPEDKSYQQVSTGEKVYRMNFDLHTGQVLGLPTKILAFLACIIGASLPVTGFIIWYNRKWGKTNRRKR